A window from Toxoplasma gondii ME49 chromosome IX, whole genome shotgun sequence encodes these proteins:
- a CDS encoding ATPase, AAA family protein (encoded by transcript TGME49_288520) has translation MDLSCSVDDSCGTTSSKTEQARSNNPFESGRKAQLCCELCIKDECLVDAEEIRQQGYAWLASSGFTIALGRHDPRLVENAILSRACREINVEYALPEDVESPMGTCVGVGPLPETSVCAKWSCMEESPIIVPLIDATVQVVLYYLSSERPEAEMQEDGQEEAVPACQHWPLPNEDFHGLWDSLHFDTNVKKTLLQYASSAMLFSDHRINDKLINWNRLLLLHGPPGTGKTSLCRALAQKLSVRMSYRYRSSQLLEINAHSLFSRWFSESGKLVLKMFTTIKDLLEDESCFVCVLIDEVESLSTARRAAMAGNEPSDAVRVVNALLTQIDVLKSYSNALVLTTSNVPEAVDPAFLDRVDLKQFIPTPSERSRYEILRECVEEMMRKNLIQPHIRFLSFVSVYGVLNEKSTSNFSSKELRASTELLQIAKQCTEFSGRTLRKLPFLAFGPFAFQISFDDCGAACGMAIKKVVPSVYDYLHELSSSMRSEKAAREHVSNGTNLLP, from the exons ATGGACCTCTCGTGTTCTGTGGATGACAGCTGCGGCACGACTAGTTCAAAGACTGAGCAGGCCAGGAGTAACAACCCTTTTGAAAGCGGCAGAAAGGCTCAGCTCTGTTGCGAACTGTGCATAAAAGACGAATGTCTTgtcgacgcagaggagattCGGCAACAGGGCTACGCGTGGCTGGCATCGTCGGGTTTTACTATCGCACTGGGACGCCACGATCCTCGCCTCGTCGAAAATGCCATATTGTCCCGGGCATGCAGAGAAATTAACGTGGAGTACGCTCTTCCGGAAGATGTGGAATCACCTATGGGCACCTGTGTAGGGGTTGGTCCTCTACCCGAAACGTCTGTGTGCGCCAAATGGTCGTGCATGGAGGAGTCACCAATCATCGTACCACTCATAGACGCCACAGTCCAAGTGGTCCTATACTACCTCTCTTCAGAGAGGCCAGAAGCAGAAATGCAAGAAGACGGACAGGAGGAAGCAGTTCCTGCGTGTCAGCACTGGCCATTGCCGAATGAGGATTTTCATGGCTTGTGGGATAGTCTTCATTTCGACACCAACGTGAAAAAAACCCTGCTCCAGTACGCCTCTTCCGCCATGCTCTTCTCCGACCACAGAATCAATGACAAG CTAATTAACTGGAACAGACTTCTGCTACTCCATGGCCCTCCCGGCACAG GCAAAACTTCGCTTTGTAGAGCGCTGGCACAAAAACTCTCTGTCAGGATGAGTTACCGATACCGCAGCAGCCAACTTCTCGAAATAAATGctcactctctcttctcccgatGGTTCAGCGAATCTGGAAAACTCGTCCTGAAAATGTTCACCACAATTAAAGACTTGCTGGAAGACGAATCTTGTTTTGTGTGCGTTCTCATTGACGAGGTGGAATCACTCTCTACTGCCAGAAGAGCTGCAATGGCAGGCAATGAACCCTCAGACGCCGTGAGGGTTGTGAATGCTCTGTTGACCCAGATTGACGTTCTGAAGTCTTACTCGAACGCATTGGTTCTGACGACGTCTAACGTACCAG AAGCAGTCGATCCAGCTTTCTTGGACCGGGTTGACCTCAAGCAATTTATTCCAACTCCAAGCGAGCGTTCCCGCTACGAGATTCTGAGAGAATGCGTTGAAGAAATG ATGCGCAAGAATCTCATTCAGCCACATATTCGGTTTCTTTCATTTGTTTCTGTCTATGGAGTGTTGAATGAGAAG TCAACGAGTAATTTTTCCTCCAAAGAATTGCG GGCCTCAACAGAGCTTCTCCAGATAGCTAAGCAGTGCACAGAATTCTCTGGTCGTACATTAAGAAAACTTCCGTTTTTGGCTTTCGGACCGTTCGCGTTCCAA ATTTCCTTTGACGACTGCGGGGCAGCGTGCGGAATGGCGATTAAGAAAGTGGTTCCAAGCGTGTACGATTATCTGCACGAACTATCTTCTTCCATGAGATCAGAGAAAGCTGCCCGCGAGCATGTGTCAAATGGAACAAACTTGCTGCCCTGA